One window of Equus caballus isolate H_3958 breed thoroughbred chromosome 3, TB-T2T, whole genome shotgun sequence genomic DNA carries:
- the CSN3 gene encoding kappa-casein precursor has protein sequence MKSFFLVVNILALTLPFLGAEVQNQEQPTCHKNDERFFDLKTVKYIPIYYVLNSSPRYEPIYYQHRLALLINNQHMPYQYYARPAAVRPHVQIPQWQVLPNIYPSTVVRHPCPHPSFIAIPPKKLQEITVIPKINTIATVEPTPIPTPEPTVNNAVIPDASSEFIIASTPETTTVPVTSPVVQKL, from the exons ATGAAGAGTTTTTTCCTAGTTGTGAATATCCTGGCATTAACTTTGCCTTTTTTG GGTGCAGAGGTGCAAAACCAGGAACAACCAACA TGCCATAAGAATGATGAAAGGTTTTTCGATCTGAAAACAGTCAAATATATCCCAATTTATTATGTGCTGAATAGCTCTCCTCGTTATGAACCCATCTACTACCAACATAGACTAGCTTTACTAATTAATAATCAACATATGCCTTACCAATATTATGCAAGACCAGCTGCAGTTAGGCCACATGTCCAAATTCCTCAATGGCAAGTCCTGCCAAATATCTACCCATCCACTGTGGTACGTCATCCATGCCCGCATCCATCATTTATTGCCATTCCTCCAAAGAAACTTCAGGAGATAACAGTCATCCCTAAGATCAATACTATTGCTACTGTTGAGCCTACACCTATTCCTACCCCTGAACCAACAGTGAACAATGCAGTCATTCCAGACGCCTCCTCAGAATTCATCATCGCCAGCACACCTGAGACTACCACAGTCCCAGTTACTTCACCTGTGGTCCAAAAACTCTAA